DNA from Sulfoacidibacillus ferrooxidans:
GCCAGTAAGACGCCAAGCGTTCCGGTACAATCCAGCTTGAATGTCTTAGCCAGCATTCTTGCCTGCCGATCGTCTAAAATGACTGTTGAAATCCCTTGTTCAACTGCGCCAATGATCACTTCCAACTCGCCACGATGCAAACGACCCGAAAGCTTCTCCACCAGTGCCTGGTCCTGAACTTCAAAAGAGTGGACTGCCCCCTGTTGCAAAGCAATTTCGAGTTGTTCCGCTCCGACTGCACCAGTATCATGTAGAATTTCGTCATGCACGGCTTGCGGAACCATGACTTCATCGAAGAGTTGCCCTAATATATGAAATGAGCCAATGGATGAAAGTGCAATAATGGGACTCGCGTTACATACGATTCTGGTCATTTCCCGGCTCCGAATCTCCCAAGAGTTTTTTGATAAACGTTGTGTCGTCTTTCAGATCTTCGTCCCCATAGTTGGCCCATGAAATATTTCGTTGGCGCAAGACATCGATGAATTGATTGAGGGATTGTCCGGCAATTTCTGCAGCCCTTGCCAGTGAAACAACATGGCCTGTGTAGAGTCCAATAGCAATAGAAATAATGACCCGTTCATCAGCTGTTTGTCCGATGCCAAGCTGATCGAGTACGGGAATTAACTCGGATGGAAGTTCGACTTGAAACTTGGATGGGTTAAGCGACATCATGAATCACCTCACAATTTTGAGCTTTCAGCGTTGTTACGTCATTTCAACCTGCACTTCCAGTATACATCACAGTTGGCGATGATGATTCTAAGCCGAGTGGCTTCAAGCCTATAAAGAACCACCCGTACGTATCCCGGGCAGGATACATTCAAC
Protein-coding regions in this window:
- a CDS encoding DUF3368 domain-containing protein is translated as MTRIVCNASPIIALSSIGSFHILGQLFDEVMVPQAVHDEILHDTGAVGAEQLEIALQQGAVHSFEVQDQALVEKLSGRLHRGELEVIIGAVEQGISTVILDDRQARMLAKTFKLDCTGTLGVLLAAKAKQLIPEVKKYLDDLSSQGFRLNDRLYREVLDYAKE
- a CDS encoding UPF0175 family protein gives rise to the protein MMSLNPSKFQVELPSELIPVLDQLGIGQTADERVIISIAIGLYTGHVVSLARAAEIAGQSLNQFIDVLRQRNISWANYGDEDLKDDTTFIKKLLGDSEPGNDQNRM